The following coding sequences are from one Ammospiza caudacuta isolate bAmmCau1 chromosome 10, bAmmCau1.pri, whole genome shotgun sequence window:
- the SNX1 gene encoding sorting nexin-1, translated as MASGGSRGSRSPSPAERRPPPFPEHQGLGAPDSDSEGEDIFTGSSNSAALKEEPPLPVSSSSQENGVHVEQDDQDLFADATVELSLDNTQNNQKKEVPKPSSPVPSLDVAARSSRNLSKSYEELEEEEQEDKFDLTVGVSDPEKVGDGMNAYVAYKVSTQTSMPMFRSKQFSVKRRFSDFLGLYEKLSEKHAQNGFIVPPPPEKSLIGMTKVKVGKEDSSSAEFLEKRRAALERYLRRVVSHPTMLQDPDVREFLEKEELPRAVGTQTLSGAGIMKMFNKATDAVSKMTIKMNESDMWFEEKLQEVECEDQRLRKLHAVVETLVNHRKELALNTAQFAKSLAMLGSSEDNTALSRALSQLAEVEEKIEQLHHEQANNDFFLLAELLGDYIRLLSVVKGAFDQRMRTWQRWQDAQTMLQKKREMEARLLWANKPDKLQQAKDEISEWESRVTQYERDFERISAVIRKEVIRFEKEKSKDFRNHVTKYLETLLNSQQQLVKYWEAFLPEAKAIS; from the exons AGCAACTCTGCAGCCCTGAAAGAGGAACCTCCTCTCCctgtgagcagctcctcccaAGAGAACGGAGTTCATGTGGAGCAGGATGACCAGGACCTGTTTGCAG ATGCCACCGTGGAGCTGTCCCTTGACAACACTCAGAACAACCAGAAGAAGGAGGTGCCCAAACCCTCCAGTCCTGTGCCCTCATTAGATGTAGCAGCAAGGTCTTCTAGAAACCTTTCAAAGAGCTATGAGGAG ctggaggaggaggagcaggaggacaaATTTGACCTGACTGTAGGAGTGAGTGACCCAGAGAAAGTTG GGGATGGCATGAATGCCTACGTAGCCTACAAAGTGTCAACACAG ACCAGCATGCCCATGTTCAGGAGCAAGCAGTTCTCAGTGAAGAGGAGGTTCAGTGACTTCCTGGGGCTCTATGAGAAGCTGTCGGAGAAGCACGCCCAGAACGGCTTCATTGTCCCTCCGCCGCCCGAGAAGAGCCTCATCG GCATGACCAAAGTGAAAGTTGGGAAAGAAGATTCCTCCTCTGCAGAGTTCCTAGAAAAACGTCGGGCTGCTCTAGAGAG GTACCTACGGAGGGTGGTCAGCCATCCAACCATGCTGCAGGACCCCGACGTCAGGGAGTTCTTGGAGAAGGAGGAG CTCCCAAGAGCAGTAGGAACCCAGACCCTGAGTGGAGCAGGAATAATGAAGATGTTCAACAAAGCCACGGATGCAGTCAGTAAAATGACCATCAAGATGAACGAATCGGACATG TGGTttgaggagaagctgcaggaggTGGAGTGCGAGGACCAGCGGCTGCGGAAGCTGCACGCGGTGGTGGAGACGCTGGTGAACCACCGCAAAG AGCTGGCATTGAACACAGCCCAGTTTGCCAAGAGCCTGGCCATGCTGGGGAGCTCAGAGGACAACACAGCCCTGTCCAgggccctgtcccagctggctgAGGTGGAGGAGAAGATTGAGCAGCTGCACCATGAACAGGCTAACAATGATTTCTTCCTCCTGGCCGAGCTCCTGGGGGATTACATCCGCCTGCTCTCGGTTGTGAAG GGAGCCTTTGACCAGCGCATGAGGACCTGGCAGCGGTGGCAGGATGCCCAGACCATGCTCCAGAAGAAGAGGGAGATGGaggccaggctgctgtgggcaaaCAAACCCGACAAGCTGCAGCAGGCCAAGGATGAGATCTCGGAG tgggagTCGCGGGTGACGCAGTACGAGCGGGACTTTGAGCGCATTTCTGCCGTCATCCGCAAGGAGGTGATCCGCTTCGAG AAAGAGAAATCTAAGGACTTCAGAAATCATGTCACGAAATACCTTGAGACGTTGTTGAACTCTCAGCAGCAG ctggtgaaGTACTGGGAAGCGTTCCTGCCCGAAGCCAAGgccatttcttaa